The DNA region ATGGGGACGTAAGCCCGGGAAACGAGCCCCAGGGATTCGGCTGCCTTCCATTGCGTCGAGGGCGGGGGACGATCCGTCCGCGGGCGACGGTCTCCCGATGAGGGCGACTTCTCGGCCAGGATCTGACCTGCCGACAGCGCTGCCCCAAGCAGAACGATGATGAGCGCCTGTATGGGCAGTCGCCGACGTAGATGCTGCCAGCCACGCCACCGCGTCCACGCGTCCACGATCAAACCCGCACTCACGGCTCCCGCGACCAGGAGCCCATAGGCGCTGGTGTTGGCCAGTACCACCAGCAGCAGAGCGACGGGGATGTACGTGCGCCGTTCGGTGGAAGCGAGCGCGCAGATCGAGAACAGTGAGAGCGGAGCCAGCACGTAGCTGCGACTGATCACCGCGTACTCGAAGGCCAGGAAGTAACTGCAGGCCAGCAGCACCCGCTGCCAGCGCGGAAACGGCGCGTGGCGCGACGCGATGTAGACAACGCATGTAGCCAGGATCAGGTGGAGGACCTGCATGACGGCCGGATCCGCGGTCACGCGCGAGAGCGGATACAGCAGCAGATGCCAGAGCGCCGGGTGACCTTCTGCGGTGACGAGATAGATGAGCTCCGAGAGCGAGCGGCTGCCTCGTGCAATGAGCCATGCCTGGAGCTCATCGCGCCACATCTCGTGGTTCATGAGTCCCACGCCGATGACGGCCGCAAAGCACATGGAAACGGCGAGAGCAAACCGCCGTTCGTCCACGGATCGACCAGGCTCTGCGCGGGGCGAGATTTCGGCGCTCACCGCCCGATCTGTTGCATGCATTCGTTGGTCGAAGCCGGAGAATGGGCGTGTACGATCCGCCGAGTGAACGGATCGTTTACCTTGCAAGACCCGACGTTCTGAGTTGAAAACCGCGCACGCTCAAACCCGCCGGGATGTTGTAGCGTGGCAACATGTGTAGCTGTGCGGCACCGGAGGTCAGACCACCTGATATCCACCCGCCGTCGACCCGCAACGCTCCGTCATAGCCGGCTTCCAGGGCCGCAGCCGCCACATCCGCGTTACAGAAACCGTACGGATAGGCGAGCCACCTCACGACATTGTCGAAGCGCTCCGTCAACCATTGCAACGGGTGCGCCAGTTCGTCCGCAAGCTCCGCTCCGCTGACGGCGGTGAGATTGGGGTGACTCCAGGTGTGTGAGCCGAAGGTGATCTCCTCGCCCGCGGCCTGGTGGAGCTGTTCCTCCGTTGCGCAAAGCTGATGTGTGGGCGGCTGCCGCAGTGGCACCCCCTCATCCTCCGCCCACTTCCGTATTTTCGCATCCGATCCGGCCAGGTTCGTCAGGGCATACTGACGGAGCTCGTCCCCCATGGCGGCCCCGCCCCTCCCGGTGATGGCGTCCCACCAGAAAGGCCTGCCCCCGACGAAGGCGGGAGCGATGAACACGGTCGCGGGCATGTTGCGGCTCTCGAGCTCCAGGACCCCAGCCGTCATGGCACCCTGTGTCGCATCATCGAACGTGATCACAGCGCGCGGACGTCGCGCGTCGGCGGGCGGCGGCTCGAGGATGTCCGTCAGCCTCACGATCTCGTGCGTCTCCAGCAGAACGTCGAGCTGACGCGCGAAATGGCGTTGGGGGAGGTGAAGGCTCATATCGCCGGCTACGGGCTCGCCATCAGGCACGATGTTGTGGTAGGCGAGGATCAGCGTGGAACTCGCGCGACGTCGGCGTGCCAGCCGAGTGACCGGCTCAGCGGTCAGCATCCGTTCGGCCGCACCCTTCAGAATTCTCCGCAGCAAGACTTCTCCCCTCACACCGGATCGTTACGAACAATTTGCGCAAACCGCGCAATCATTGGGCACACGATTTCGGAGA from Longimicrobiales bacterium includes:
- a CDS encoding polysaccharide deacetylase family protein; translation: MLRRILKGAAERMLTAEPVTRLARRRRASSTLILAYHNIVPDGEPVAGDMSLHLPQRHFARQLDVLLETHEIVRLTDILEPPPADARRPRAVITFDDATQGAMTAGVLELESRNMPATVFIAPAFVGGRPFWWDAITGRGGAAMGDELRQYALTNLAGSDAKIRKWAEDEGVPLRQPPTHQLCATEEQLHQAAGEEITFGSHTWSHPNLTAVSGAELADELAHPLQWLTERFDNVVRWLAYPYGFCNADVAAAALEAGYDGALRVDGGWISGGLTSGAAQLHMLPRYNIPAGLSVRGFQLRTSGLAR